A genomic window from Rhodococcus sp. KBS0724 includes:
- a CDS encoding LytTR family DNA-binding domain-containing protein, with the protein MNETDIGAQLTVLAVDDEKPALDELAFLLRAQETVAHVHTASDATTALRILRDGGIDGVFLDINMPGLDGLELAGILSNFATPPPVVFVTAHDDRAVAAFDLGAVDYLLKPLREERLAQAVRRIVGLAGRNQAGAKVDAAPSDEVIPVELGGVTTLVQRSAVEWVEADGDYARLHTAGKSHLVRIPISTLESRWAEAGFLRVHRSYLVSLALVTGIRTVGSGLVVTLRPHSGKPPVELPVSRRHTRELKDRLVRTPKQSWLSR; encoded by the coding sequence GTGAATGAGACTGACATAGGTGCCCAACTGACCGTGCTTGCCGTCGACGACGAAAAACCGGCGCTCGACGAGCTGGCTTTCCTGCTGCGCGCGCAAGAAACGGTGGCGCATGTCCATACCGCGTCGGATGCAACGACGGCGCTGCGGATTCTCCGCGACGGTGGCATCGACGGCGTTTTTCTCGACATCAACATGCCGGGACTCGACGGTCTGGAACTGGCCGGGATTCTCTCCAATTTTGCCACTCCGCCGCCGGTCGTCTTTGTCACCGCGCACGATGATCGAGCAGTGGCCGCCTTCGATCTCGGTGCGGTCGACTACCTACTCAAGCCGCTGCGCGAAGAGCGGCTGGCGCAGGCAGTGCGCCGTATCGTGGGTCTGGCGGGGCGCAATCAGGCCGGAGCCAAAGTCGATGCCGCGCCCAGCGACGAAGTGATTCCGGTGGAACTCGGCGGCGTCACGACACTGGTGCAGCGCTCGGCGGTGGAATGGGTCGAAGCCGACGGAGATTACGCGCGGTTGCATACGGCGGGTAAGTCGCACCTGGTGCGGATCCCGATTTCTACCCTCGAATCGCGTTGGGCTGAAGCAGGTTTCCTGAGGGTTCACCGTTCGTATCTGGTCTCCCTTGCTTTGGTGACCGGAATTCGCACCGTCGGCAGTGGTTTGGTGGTGACGCTTCGCCCGCACAGTGGTAAACCGCCGGTGGAGTTGCCGGTCAGCCGTCGGCATACGCGCGAATTGAAGGATCGGTTGGTGCGCACCCCCAAGCAGAGTTGGTTGTCGCGGTGA
- a CDS encoding cation acetate symporter, whose amino-acid sequence MITTLAASGTDVGNPIFNIAIFLAFVVVTMTLVIRASRTTKKASDFYTGGGQFTGPQNGFAIAGDYLSAASFLGIAGAIAVYGYDGFLYSIGFLVAWLVALLLVAELLRNTGRFTMADVLSFRLKQRPVRMAAALSTLAVSLFYLLAQMAGAGGLVALLLNIEGKTGQAIVVAIVGVLMIVYVLVGGMKGTTYVQMVKAVLLVAGAGIMFVLVLFAVRGNFSQLLADAQNVVSNSTNEAVAGRDILAPGAKYGLSGMTKLDFISLGIALVLGTAGLPHVLMRFYTVPTAKEARRSVTWAIALIGAFYLFTLVLGYGAAKMVGPDVILAAPGKENSAAPLLAFELGGTIFLGIISAVAFATILAVVAGLAITASASFAHDIYASVIKRGNATEEQQVRVSRITVVVIGVISIVLGIGAMGQNIAFLVALAFAVAASANLPTLLYSLFWKKFNTTGALFSIYGGLISCLTLIVFSPAISGKPSSMLPNFDFAWFPLSNPGIVSIPLAFALGIIGTYIGRNKPEDPAKQAEMEVRSLTGVGVEKAVDH is encoded by the coding sequence GTGATCACCACACTCGCCGCGTCCGGGACGGACGTGGGAAACCCCATCTTCAACATCGCGATCTTCCTCGCGTTTGTCGTCGTCACGATGACGCTGGTCATTCGCGCCAGCCGCACAACGAAGAAGGCATCCGACTTCTACACCGGCGGCGGGCAGTTCACCGGTCCGCAGAACGGTTTTGCCATCGCCGGTGACTACCTCTCGGCCGCGTCTTTCCTCGGTATCGCCGGAGCCATTGCCGTCTACGGTTACGACGGTTTCCTGTACTCCATCGGCTTCCTGGTCGCCTGGCTGGTGGCTTTGCTTCTCGTTGCCGAATTGCTTCGTAACACAGGCAGATTCACGATGGCCGACGTCTTGAGCTTCCGCCTCAAGCAGCGCCCGGTGCGTATGGCTGCGGCACTCTCCACTCTCGCCGTCTCCCTTTTCTACCTCCTCGCCCAGATGGCCGGTGCCGGTGGACTTGTCGCTCTGCTGCTCAATATCGAAGGTAAGACCGGTCAGGCAATCGTGGTCGCCATCGTCGGTGTGCTGATGATCGTCTACGTCTTGGTCGGCGGCATGAAGGGCACCACCTACGTGCAGATGGTCAAGGCCGTTCTGCTGGTGGCCGGCGCCGGAATCATGTTCGTGCTCGTGCTCTTTGCGGTTCGCGGTAACTTCTCCCAGCTCCTCGCGGACGCTCAGAACGTGGTCAGTAACTCCACCAACGAAGCCGTCGCCGGTCGCGACATTCTTGCTCCGGGTGCAAAGTACGGGCTGTCCGGGATGACGAAGCTCGACTTCATCTCTCTCGGAATCGCTTTGGTGCTCGGCACTGCGGGCCTGCCGCACGTGCTCATGCGCTTCTACACCGTCCCCACCGCCAAGGAAGCTCGCCGTTCCGTCACCTGGGCGATCGCACTGATCGGCGCCTTCTACCTCTTCACGCTGGTGCTCGGCTACGGCGCAGCCAAGATGGTCGGACCCGACGTGATCCTGGCTGCTCCCGGCAAGGAGAACTCAGCGGCACCGCTGCTGGCCTTCGAACTCGGCGGCACGATCTTCCTCGGCATCATCTCGGCCGTGGCCTTTGCCACCATCCTCGCGGTGGTCGCCGGCCTCGCGATCACGGCGTCGGCGTCGTTCGCTCACGACATCTACGCCAGTGTCATCAAGCGCGGCAACGCAACCGAAGAACAGCAGGTTCGGGTTTCACGTATCACCGTTGTCGTGATCGGTGTCATCTCGATCGTTCTCGGTATCGGCGCCATGGGCCAGAACATCGCCTTCCTGGTTGCTCTTGCCTTTGCCGTTGCGGCCTCGGCGAACCTGCCGACCCTGCTGTACTCGCTCTTCTGGAAGAAGTTCAACACCACGGGTGCGCTGTTCAGCATCTACGGCGGTCTGATCAGCTGCTTGACACTGATCGTGTTCTCGCCGGCTATTTCCGGCAAGCCGTCGTCGATGCTCCCGAATTTCGACTTCGCGTGGTTCCCGCTCTCCAACCCCGGCATCGTCTCGATCCCGCTGGCATTTGCCCTCGGCATCATCGGTACCTACATCGGGCGCAACAAGCCCGAGGATCCTGCCAAGCAGGCCGAGATGGAAGTTCGTTCCCTCACCGGCGTCGGCGTCGAGAAAGCTGTCGATCACTAG
- a CDS encoding sensor histidine kinase codes for MSPTVAALFACVVALLIAALTAVWMRTRREVTSPTERAVHAALHTASLAARPLRRGLDRDSAAEAAPHLRQLTGARGLGITDAAGIVLAWNGPHESMAEQFHDAALRAIEGERRVLVTQSDLVRGSDDHAVRALIAQPLLIEDSGVVGVLGIVTTEDPWPGMLGAITEVARYACSQIELADLDASRARLDRAEVRALRAQISPHFIYNALNTVASFVRTDPTRARELILEFADFTRYSFRSAGEFTLLADELRNIDRYLTLERARFGDALDVRLQVAPEVLNVVLPFLALQPLVENAVRHGISGKPEGGTISIVAADEGPDCVISVEDDGVGMDPDMLRFGSLDAIESGAGRPSAREAAHVGLANVDDRLRAAFGNDYGLVVETAPGAGTKVSLRVPKFKQGIRV; via the coding sequence ATGAGCCCCACCGTCGCTGCTCTGTTTGCCTGCGTAGTTGCCCTTCTCATCGCGGCTCTTACTGCGGTCTGGATGCGGACCAGACGCGAGGTCACCTCACCTACCGAACGAGCAGTGCATGCGGCGTTGCATACGGCTTCGCTTGCCGCGCGGCCACTTCGGCGCGGACTCGACCGTGATTCGGCTGCCGAAGCGGCGCCGCATCTGCGCCAGTTGACCGGTGCTCGAGGTTTGGGCATCACCGATGCGGCGGGGATTGTCCTGGCGTGGAACGGGCCGCACGAATCGATGGCAGAGCAGTTTCACGACGCTGCACTGCGTGCCATCGAAGGCGAACGCCGGGTACTCGTGACCCAATCGGACCTGGTCCGGGGCAGCGACGATCACGCGGTACGCGCCTTGATCGCCCAGCCGCTTCTCATCGAGGACAGCGGTGTGGTCGGGGTACTGGGGATCGTCACGACGGAGGACCCGTGGCCCGGCATGCTCGGCGCGATCACGGAGGTCGCTCGCTACGCGTGCAGCCAAATCGAACTTGCCGATCTCGACGCGTCGCGTGCTCGACTCGACCGAGCGGAAGTTCGCGCACTGCGCGCGCAGATCAGCCCGCACTTCATCTACAACGCACTCAATACCGTGGCATCGTTCGTGCGCACGGATCCGACGCGGGCGCGTGAGCTGATTCTCGAGTTCGCCGATTTCACGCGCTACTCGTTCCGCTCGGCAGGCGAGTTCACGTTGCTCGCCGACGAACTGCGCAACATCGATCGCTACCTGACTCTCGAGCGGGCCAGGTTCGGTGATGCGCTCGACGTGCGATTGCAGGTGGCGCCCGAAGTGCTCAACGTGGTTCTGCCGTTTCTGGCACTGCAACCGCTGGTGGAGAATGCTGTCCGGCACGGCATCTCCGGCAAACCCGAGGGCGGCACCATCAGCATCGTGGCGGCAGACGAAGGCCCGGACTGCGTTATCAGCGTCGAAGACGACGGCGTCGGCATGGACCCGGACATGCTGCGGTTCGGCTCGCTCGACGCCATCGAATCCGGGGCCGGCCGGCCCAGCGCTCGGGAGGCCGCGCACGTGGGTCTCGCCAATGTCGACGATCGTTTGCGTGCGGCATTCGGCAACGACTACGGCCTGGTGGTGGAGACCGCGCCTGGTGCCGGAACCAAGGTCAGCCTGCGCGTGCCCAAGTTCAAGCAGGGCATTCGAGTGTGA
- a CDS encoding cation acetate symporter produces MGGQSIPVLTVLGIVAAAVATVAIGIYGVRLSRTTSDFLVASRTVGPRWNATAISGEYLSAASFLGVAGLVAKYGADALWYPIGFTAGYLALLLFVAAPLRRSGAYTVPDFAEFRLGSPRLRKLAMLVVAMVCILYLIPQFQGAGLTLNILLGVPSWIGGVVVGVIVIANVVGGGMRSITFVQAFQYWLKLSAVAIPAVALAFYFMADEHDVGAPAPPTVTEQTTVDITTDVVVQVTQPVTVHGGTVDGRSVAGSVVLEPGEHTLGEGMSMVLEAGAAVPVVAGAPAQNSDWITPGWGFGGPHPTYQVYSLILATFLGTLGLPHVLVRFYTNPDGHTARLTSLAVVGLVGVFYLFPVLLGVFARLYVPQLLITGTSDAAVLLLPGSVFSGWGGQLLAALVASGAIAAFLSTSSGLLVSIAGVISTDVLRGRIRDFRIAALLAGAIPLAMSLAVVSVDLSITVGLVFAVAASTLCPLLLLGVWWRGLTAVGAGAGMVVGGAVAGSAATVAILGGLSETVLSGWPAAIFAFPAAVSVPLAFVTMVVVSKASSKQVPADIARIFTRMHAPERLGMGSDREDELRQP; encoded by the coding sequence GTGGGTGGGCAATCGATTCCGGTGTTGACGGTGTTGGGCATCGTGGCGGCGGCAGTGGCGACGGTGGCGATCGGAATCTACGGAGTGCGGCTTTCCCGCACCACGTCCGACTTTCTGGTTGCCTCCCGCACCGTGGGGCCGCGGTGGAATGCCACGGCGATCTCCGGTGAATACCTTTCTGCTGCGTCCTTTCTCGGCGTTGCCGGTCTGGTCGCGAAGTACGGAGCGGACGCGTTGTGGTATCCGATCGGGTTCACCGCCGGTTATCTGGCGCTACTGCTTTTTGTCGCCGCACCACTCCGCAGGTCGGGCGCGTACACCGTCCCGGACTTCGCGGAATTCCGGTTGGGCTCACCGCGTTTACGCAAACTCGCAATGCTCGTGGTTGCGATGGTGTGCATTCTCTACCTGATTCCGCAGTTTCAAGGGGCAGGTCTGACCCTCAATATCCTTCTCGGCGTGCCAAGTTGGATCGGCGGGGTGGTAGTCGGGGTGATCGTGATTGCCAACGTCGTCGGTGGCGGCATGCGATCCATCACGTTCGTTCAGGCATTCCAATACTGGCTCAAGCTGTCGGCAGTGGCGATTCCGGCTGTGGCGCTGGCCTTCTACTTCATGGCAGACGAGCATGATGTGGGTGCTCCGGCGCCGCCGACGGTCACTGAGCAGACCACCGTGGACATCACCACCGATGTTGTGGTGCAGGTGACCCAGCCGGTCACCGTACACGGCGGAACGGTGGACGGTCGTTCCGTTGCGGGCAGTGTTGTCCTCGAGCCGGGGGAGCACACCCTCGGCGAGGGAATGTCGATGGTTCTGGAAGCCGGTGCAGCCGTTCCGGTGGTAGCCGGGGCGCCGGCGCAGAATTCGGATTGGATCACGCCCGGTTGGGGATTCGGCGGTCCGCACCCGACGTATCAGGTGTATTCGCTGATCCTTGCGACCTTTCTCGGGACCCTCGGTTTGCCGCATGTGCTGGTGCGGTTCTACACCAATCCGGACGGGCACACTGCTCGGCTGACGTCGCTGGCCGTCGTGGGTCTTGTCGGCGTCTTCTACCTTTTTCCGGTCCTGCTCGGGGTGTTCGCGCGGTTGTACGTTCCGCAGTTGCTGATCACCGGAACCTCGGACGCGGCAGTGCTGCTGCTGCCAGGTTCCGTGTTCTCGGGGTGGGGTGGGCAGTTGCTGGCAGCGCTGGTGGCGTCGGGCGCGATTGCCGCGTTCCTGTCCACGTCGTCTGGTCTGCTCGTGAGTATCGCGGGAGTGATCAGCACCGACGTCCTACGGGGGCGAATACGAGATTTCCGGATCGCCGCTCTCCTGGCCGGCGCGATTCCGCTGGCCATGTCACTTGCCGTGGTGTCGGTCGACCTCTCCATCACGGTGGGGTTGGTGTTTGCCGTTGCCGCGTCGACGCTCTGCCCGTTGCTCCTGCTCGGTGTCTGGTGGCGTGGGTTGACGGCGGTCGGCGCCGGCGCAGGCATGGTGGTGGGCGGCGCCGTAGCCGGGTCGGCAGCCACCGTCGCGATCCTCGGAGGATTGTCGGAAACGGTCTTGAGCGGGTGGCCGGCCGCGATCTTCGCGTTTCCTGCCGCCGTCAGCGTGCCGCTCGCGTTCGTGACGATGGTGGTGGTCAGTAAGGCGTCGAGCAAGCAAGTACCAGCGGATATAGCACGGATCTTCACCCGCATGCATGCTCCCGAGCGTCTGGGCATGGGTTCCGATCGCGAAGACGAGCTGCGTCAGCCCTGA
- a CDS encoding lipase family protein codes for MSARVRHVIWGTLAASVLVVSTACGSTGTEVTTAAEPPAPTSTVESSPAAKSAARGVVFDDQPFATTAAAGASARKILYGSTSGVDGRETQVSGTVFTPAGTPPDGGWPIVSVGHGTTGISDDCAPSTSPTLLGTMGLVEPLLNAGYVVAVSDFEGLGTPDPHPYLQPDTAAYNVIDAVRAARNIVPDTSKRWATLGLSQGGQASWAAAEKAGEYGDGLEFVGAANLSPAADISPIITSGAEVNLSLPQQLLLPYVLEGLSLTHPDLERDDYVHGAFAENYELLTSCLTARVPEKLSLVGKVTPTDTRPATDADADRIQGWLSDIALPRQQASGPMYVVVGANDNLILPEWTEAAVARACSEGDVIEFVSRPGEGHADGRAVPGAVQWIQDRFGGVPAPSTCGA; via the coding sequence ATGAGTGCACGCGTGCGGCACGTGATCTGGGGGACGCTCGCTGCGAGTGTCCTGGTGGTGAGTACGGCCTGCGGATCTACGGGAACCGAGGTGACAACGGCGGCAGAACCGCCCGCCCCCACATCCACGGTGGAGTCTTCACCAGCGGCGAAGAGCGCAGCGCGCGGCGTTGTCTTCGACGATCAACCGTTTGCGACTACCGCTGCCGCCGGAGCGAGTGCCCGGAAGATTCTGTACGGCTCCACATCCGGTGTCGACGGTCGCGAAACACAGGTGTCGGGAACGGTATTCACTCCGGCCGGCACTCCTCCCGACGGCGGCTGGCCAATCGTGTCCGTCGGACATGGCACCACCGGAATCTCGGACGATTGCGCACCGTCCACCTCGCCGACACTGCTCGGGACCATGGGGCTGGTGGAGCCGCTGCTGAACGCGGGTTACGTTGTCGCGGTCTCGGATTTCGAGGGGCTCGGAACTCCTGATCCGCACCCGTATCTGCAACCGGATACTGCTGCATACAACGTGATCGACGCGGTGCGCGCAGCGCGCAACATCGTCCCGGATACGTCGAAGCGGTGGGCCACGTTGGGACTCTCTCAAGGGGGTCAGGCATCGTGGGCAGCTGCCGAGAAGGCGGGCGAATACGGGGACGGACTCGAATTTGTCGGTGCGGCAAACCTGTCGCCCGCGGCCGACATCTCTCCGATCATCACCAGTGGAGCGGAAGTGAATCTATCACTGCCCCAACAACTGTTGCTGCCGTATGTTCTCGAGGGTCTGTCGCTGACCCACCCGGATCTCGAGCGCGACGACTACGTGCACGGAGCGTTTGCGGAGAACTACGAACTGTTGACGTCATGCCTCACTGCCCGGGTGCCGGAGAAGTTGTCGTTGGTGGGGAAGGTGACGCCGACCGATACGCGCCCCGCCACCGATGCCGACGCCGATCGAATTCAGGGTTGGCTGAGTGACATCGCGCTGCCCCGGCAGCAAGCGAGCGGCCCGATGTACGTGGTCGTCGGGGCGAACGACAACCTGATTCTCCCCGAGTGGACCGAGGCCGCGGTGGCCCGGGCATGTTCGGAGGGTGACGTGATCGAGTTCGTGTCGAGGCCAGGGGAGGGGCACGCGGACGGCCGGGCCGTTCCCGGGGCTGTGCAATGGATTCAGGATCGCTTTGGCGGCGTACCCGCGCCCTCTACCTGCGGGGCCTAG
- a CDS encoding SRPBCC family protein: MAKLTVKIDVPLPPQEVWEKASDLSGYENWLVVHDGWRGDLPEQLGVGTEISSVVTVKGLRNRVRWTIKKYDVPTALSLKGDGKGGVKLGLELDVRPKGAGSELALIIELGGAPLFGPIGSGVARALKGDIEQSLAEFVRIYA, translated from the coding sequence ATGGCAAAACTCACAGTGAAGATCGACGTACCCCTTCCGCCGCAGGAAGTATGGGAGAAGGCCTCCGATCTCAGTGGTTACGAGAATTGGCTTGTCGTCCACGACGGTTGGCGAGGGGACCTTCCCGAACAATTAGGCGTGGGAACCGAGATCAGCTCAGTAGTCACGGTGAAAGGCCTGCGTAATCGCGTGCGCTGGACAATCAAGAAGTACGACGTGCCCACGGCGTTGTCGCTCAAGGGCGACGGTAAAGGCGGCGTCAAGCTGGGGCTCGAATTGGACGTCAGGCCCAAGGGCGCTGGTTCGGAGTTGGCTTTGATCATCGAACTCGGCGGCGCTCCGCTCTTCGGACCCATCGGTTCCGGCGTCGCTCGGGCGCTCAAAGGCGATATCGAGCAGTCGTTGGCGGAGTTCGTTCGAATCTACGCCTGA
- a CDS encoding substrate-binding domain-containing protein gives MSGRHGSSGVPKASMPRSVKVLVGVLSVVAVAGSAAFAVTFSNLGEDAPTVTPTAASSDCAQVDNLVVAVDPSIATGVEAVVSTIDPEKLGCASFTVVSQDSARTYGDLALGGSGPAIWLPDSSEWLDKATVAGRSVSKVSESVASTPVVTVSKFGETTGPASWLDVLAVPGLHIGDPLSSAVSSAPIVAAFAETQARSGDTASISAALVPVAQAQLGNVKEAGSTIRIEKVAADSGTAVTTEQTFVAYMAAHPDARLTAAVPTSGTVFMDYPMALTGDSTALPAAQVLADALTSDKGRTALSGLGFRAASNEPLPSGGVGMITPLVPSDPSVVTTALARYEILSRPSRALAVVDVSGSMDYMEGGVTRMAATAQAGDIAIRMFPANAQLGLWAFSIDLGDGSDYRELEPVARMDTPEGDADHRAKLLSHVDELPSLVGGGTGLYDSVLAAFRQIQSTYDPSSINSVILLTDGANDDPSGISREELLDTLARERDAARPVPIITIGVTGDADTEVLKQISAVTGGNSHFAPTPADIPKVFVGAISGRGN, from the coding sequence ATGTCTGGTCGTCACGGATCGTCCGGGGTACCAAAAGCGTCCATGCCGCGATCGGTGAAAGTCCTGGTCGGAGTGCTGTCCGTGGTTGCCGTCGCAGGTTCCGCGGCATTTGCCGTTACCTTCAGCAACCTGGGCGAGGATGCTCCGACGGTCACGCCCACCGCCGCTTCCTCGGACTGCGCGCAAGTCGACAACCTGGTGGTGGCGGTTGATCCGTCCATTGCCACCGGGGTCGAAGCAGTAGTGTCGACCATCGATCCGGAAAAGCTCGGGTGCGCATCGTTTACCGTGGTGTCCCAGGATTCGGCTCGAACCTATGGGGACCTCGCGCTCGGCGGTTCCGGTCCGGCGATCTGGTTACCCGATTCGTCGGAATGGCTCGACAAGGCCACAGTGGCTGGTCGCTCCGTCTCGAAGGTCAGCGAATCGGTAGCGTCCACACCGGTTGTCACGGTGTCGAAATTCGGTGAAACTACCGGTCCCGCAAGCTGGCTCGACGTTCTGGCGGTTCCAGGACTGCACATCGGTGATCCGCTCTCCAGTGCTGTGTCCAGTGCGCCCATCGTGGCTGCGTTTGCCGAAACTCAGGCGCGCAGCGGCGATACGGCATCCATTTCGGCCGCGCTGGTTCCCGTGGCACAAGCTCAACTCGGGAATGTGAAGGAAGCCGGTTCGACTATCCGGATCGAAAAGGTTGCCGCGGACAGCGGAACCGCGGTCACCACCGAACAGACTTTCGTTGCCTACATGGCCGCACATCCCGATGCCCGGTTGACCGCCGCAGTTCCCACGTCCGGCACGGTATTCATGGACTACCCGATGGCGCTGACGGGAGATTCCACTGCACTGCCGGCGGCGCAGGTTCTGGCTGACGCACTCACCTCCGACAAAGGCCGCACCGCCTTGTCCGGTCTGGGTTTTCGTGCGGCGAGCAACGAACCGTTGCCGAGTGGCGGCGTCGGGATGATCACGCCGTTGGTGCCGAGCGATCCGTCGGTGGTGACCACGGCTCTCGCGCGCTACGAGATTCTGTCCCGGCCGTCCCGAGCACTGGCGGTTGTCGATGTCTCCGGTTCGATGGACTACATGGAGGGCGGTGTTACTCGCATGGCCGCCACGGCGCAGGCCGGCGACATCGCGATCCGAATGTTCCCTGCCAATGCGCAATTGGGTTTGTGGGCGTTCTCGATCGACCTCGGCGATGGTAGCGATTACCGCGAACTCGAGCCAGTTGCGCGAATGGATACACCCGAGGGCGACGCCGATCACCGGGCCAAACTTCTCTCTCACGTCGACGAGCTACCGTCACTTGTCGGCGGTGGAACTGGTCTGTACGACAGTGTTCTGGCGGCGTTTCGTCAGATCCAGAGCACCTATGACCCGTCGTCGATCAATTCGGTCATTCTCCTGACCGACGGGGCCAATGACGATCCGTCCGGTATTTCTCGAGAAGAGTTGCTCGACACTCTTGCACGCGAACGCGATGCGGCGCGTCCGGTGCCGATCATCACTATCGGCGTCACCGGCGATGCGGATACCGAAGTGTTGAAACAGATTTCAGCAGTCACCGGCGGAAACAGTCACTTTGCTCCCACTCCCGCCGATATTCCCAAGGTGTTTGTCGGTGCGATCAGCGGCCGCGGCAACTGA
- a CDS encoding DUF485 domain-containing protein, which translates to MSTAEVSEGQSHERRTPDAQAFIDMQASPEFQELRTRLRKFVFPITAFFLLWYAVYVLLATYAHDFMATKVLGNINLGIILGLGQFVTTFAITAWYVKFAGRELDPRSAAIRDELEGPAS; encoded by the coding sequence GTGTCCACAGCAGAAGTCAGTGAGGGACAGTCGCACGAGCGGCGAACCCCGGATGCCCAGGCATTCATAGACATGCAAGCAAGTCCCGAGTTCCAGGAACTCCGGACGCGCCTGCGAAAGTTCGTTTTCCCCATCACTGCATTCTTTCTGCTCTGGTATGCGGTGTACGTCCTTCTGGCGACCTACGCTCACGACTTCATGGCGACAAAGGTCCTCGGCAACATCAACCTCGGCATCATTCTGGGCCTCGGCCAGTTCGTGACGACGTTCGCGATCACCGCCTGGTACGTGAAGTTCGCCGGTCGCGAACTCGATCCGCGTTCCGCTGCTATCCGTGACGAGCTGGAAGGCCCCGCATCGTGA
- a CDS encoding Na+/H+ antiporter produces MNFTWILLVVIAAIAVTGLANRRNLQAPLVLVAVGSVASFIPGMPRPELDPHVILGVVLPPLLYSAALKFSVATFKRNLAAILRLGVAMVLVTAFVVAFFAEWMVPEFTIGAALVLGAVIAPTDAVSAVAVGQKLGLPKRVIAILTGEGLVNDATALTLFTVAVAAVTGTRIATDSPLLFFAYEVVGGVVIGLVLAFIVKFVRARMYDSPLETGLGLVLPFAAYLAAEELHASGVLAVVVAGLVIGHYSTDASIMTRLQERSVWSSLDTLLEMFVFAYMGLQLSFVIDDVVNDGLPVVNVILYGLAVLAVVIVIRPLWLFLSYSRVRFGMTLLRGQREKQLTWKQNVVVSWAGMRGVVTLAAAGGIPFALSSGEPFPGRGVIQAIAFIVAVGTLLLQGSTLPFLIRRLDVADPYEQLRTQEQMELARTISRQAGEKALADVVASPPPGVDVAELQAIVERVRRSMQARLQVQETDENNDRDTAMWNAGALFDKFRHQSLRTQRMALIAARDDGDLDDEVLRTVLESLDLEEAAAEERVRRRRARAAAGGDDAV; encoded by the coding sequence GTGAACTTCACCTGGATTCTGCTGGTCGTCATCGCCGCCATCGCAGTGACAGGGCTGGCGAACCGCCGAAATCTTCAGGCGCCGCTGGTTCTGGTCGCGGTCGGTTCGGTCGCGTCGTTCATCCCGGGAATGCCTCGGCCCGAACTCGATCCACATGTCATTCTGGGTGTCGTTCTTCCGCCTTTGCTCTATTCGGCGGCACTGAAATTCTCGGTCGCGACGTTCAAGCGCAACCTCGCTGCGATCTTGCGTCTGGGTGTCGCCATGGTCCTCGTGACGGCCTTCGTGGTTGCCTTCTTTGCGGAATGGATGGTGCCGGAGTTTACGATCGGCGCGGCACTGGTGCTCGGCGCGGTGATCGCACCCACCGACGCGGTCAGCGCCGTCGCAGTGGGACAGAAACTGGGACTGCCCAAGCGAGTCATCGCAATTCTCACGGGTGAAGGCCTGGTCAACGACGCCACCGCATTGACGTTGTTCACCGTTGCCGTCGCCGCAGTGACCGGTACTCGGATCGCCACGGATTCACCATTGCTGTTCTTCGCCTACGAAGTTGTCGGTGGTGTCGTGATCGGCTTGGTGCTGGCGTTCATCGTGAAATTCGTGCGAGCCCGGATGTACGATTCGCCTCTCGAAACCGGTTTGGGCCTGGTACTTCCGTTTGCCGCGTATCTGGCCGCGGAAGAACTCCATGCGTCGGGTGTTCTCGCGGTTGTGGTCGCAGGCTTGGTGATCGGGCACTACTCGACGGATGCCTCGATCATGACGAGGCTGCAGGAACGATCCGTCTGGTCGAGCCTTGACACGCTCCTCGAGATGTTCGTCTTCGCCTACATGGGCCTGCAGTTGAGTTTCGTTATCGACGATGTCGTGAACGACGGTCTTCCGGTGGTCAACGTAATCCTGTACGGGCTCGCGGTGTTGGCGGTGGTCATCGTGATCAGGCCGCTGTGGTTGTTCCTGAGCTACTCCCGGGTGCGGTTCGGAATGACATTGCTCCGCGGACAGCGTGAGAAACAGTTGACGTGGAAACAGAACGTCGTGGTGTCGTGGGCTGGGATGCGCGGCGTGGTCACTCTGGCTGCGGCGGGCGGTATTCCGTTTGCCCTCTCGTCCGGAGAACCGTTTCCCGGACGCGGCGTCATCCAGGCGATTGCGTTCATCGTCGCGGTGGGAACCCTGCTCCTGCAAGGTTCCACACTGCCCTTCCTGATCCGTAGATTGGACGTTGCGGATCCGTACGAGCAGTTGCGCACGCAGGAGCAAATGGAGTTGGCGCGCACCATCTCTCGTCAAGCCGGTGAGAAAGCGCTGGCCGACGTGGTGGCCAGTCCGCCACCGGGGGTCGACGTCGCTGAACTGCAGGCAATCGTCGAACGCGTGCGACGCTCGATGCAGGCTCGACTTCAAGTGCAGGAGACGGACGAGAACAACGATCGCGACACGGCGATGTGGAATGCGGGTGCGCTGTTCGACAAGTTCCGGCATCAGTCGCTGCGTACACAGCGTATGGCGTTGATTGCAGCGAGAGACGACGGCGATCTCGACGACGAAGTATTGCGTACCGTGTTGGAGAGTCTTGATCTCGAAGAGGCTGCAGCCGAGGAACGGGTACGGCGCCGCCGCGCTCGCGCGGCGGCCGGAGGGGACGACGCAGTATGA